In one Coccinella septempunctata chromosome 6, icCocSept1.1, whole genome shotgun sequence genomic region, the following are encoded:
- the LOC123315429 gene encoding uncharacterized protein LOC123315429, which yields MILVKDGLKYRNLSELLSSTIEKHIEISAVELNKRKLVVIALYRPPTGDFDLFVNVVDKMLSEVAERFPAHEVYLAGDFNIDFLVESNDMRDLLNLLKSHGLAITSTLPTRVTKTSSTCIANVFTNKDLDNIKVRTINMHMSDHRAQLLAITEKRIKKEKVKKIKIRDISDHNVQIYKQKLLSYRWLDILREKSSEEMFNTIYEIILKDYNECFPVRYRPEKSKNNYYFTDVQIRMKNRLDALAVRAATTKSDEDYRVYNNYKRLFHQEIAESIKQRNASFIENSENKQKAIWHLIRTETNKKRKSSAKTSLCAENLNTYFCELGETVAESIPVSEIRPEDFLKNVKIDNSKSCYFRPTTPEEIEAIIGNLKKKSATDVDDFSVELLKKIKRELSDPLSFVVNKCMEEGVFPAVLKRAKVVPVHKGGDADQEQNYRPISILPVLSKVLEMAIKERLVDFFEKNKFFSDHQHGYRGGRSVVTAIWEVLKLTAAAWDGNDIAELLCVDLSKAFDTVDHGTLLEKLFYYGARGIPLKLIASYLSEREQLVTWLNEQSTSRKIKIGVPQGSVLGPILFLIFINDLIWNISFYGAVLFADDTSVMLRGRSVDEIRTKAEKLLEDIGKWFQANRLKMNESKTQQLTFSHALDQRASVKFLGVHLESGLGWRTNIDGLVAKLSVAVYSIRRVKMCTTYEMARLTYFANFHSVASYAILFWGSSSEAQRVLLLQKRAIRALFGLGPRDSCREAFRAGGILTVPSIFISSTLKYVHANIRNFPRNMQRHPYGTRNRTALEIPFHRLTSSQQFVDYWGAVLYNSIPDTIKRLNATRFDREIKRALLKTTVYSLKEFLDRPSFFFT from the coding sequence ATGATTCTTGTAAAGGACGGATTAAAATATAGGAATCTGTCGGAGCTTCTTTCCTCCACTATTGAGAAGCACATTGAGATTTCGGCGGTCGAACTGAACAAGCGAAAATTGGTAGTAATTGCATTATATAGACCTCCGACTGGCGATTTTGATCTGTTTGTGAACGTTGTTGACAAGATGTTGTCCGAGGTGGCTGAGAGGTTCCCTGCTCATGAAGTATACTTGGCAGGAGATTTCAACATAGATTTCCTAGTGGAAAGTAACGATATGAGAGACTTGTTGAATCTACTTAAATCTCATGGGCTGGCTATAACGTCGACATTGCCAACACGGGTTACCAAGACAAGCAGTACCTGCATAGCTAATGTGTTCACAAATAAAGACTTGGACAATATTAAGGTGAGAACAATAAATATGCATATGTCGGATCATCGGGCACAACTATTGGCGATAACTGAAAAGCGGATAAAGAAGGAAAAAGTGaaaaagattaaaataagaGATATAAGTGACCACAATGTGCAGATATATAAACAAAAGCTTCTGTCATATCGGTGGTTGGATATCTTGAGGGAGAAATCTTCTGAGGAGATGTTCAACACGATCTATGAAATTATCCTGAAAGATTACAATGAATGCTTTCCAGTGAGGTACAGACCGGAAAAgagtaaaaataattattatttcactgATGTGCAGATAAGGATGAAAAACAGATTAGATGCGTTAGCAGTAAGAGCAGCAACAACGAAAAGTGATGAAGATTACCGGGTTTACAATAATTATAAGAGATtgtttcaccaagaaattgCTGAATCGATAAAGCAGAGAAATGCCTCATTTATAGAAAACTCAGAGAATAAGCAGAAAGCTATATGGCACCTCATTAGGACAGAAACAAATAAGAAACGGAAATCTTCAGCCAAGACCTCACTATGTGCTGAAAATTTAAATACCTATTTTTGTGAATTGGGTGAGACAGTTGCTGAAAGTATACCTGTATCAGAGATCAGACCCGAAGATTTCctgaaaaatgtcaaaatagATAACAGTAAATCGTGTTACTTTCGTCCTACCACACCAGAAGAGATTGAAGCAATTATaggaaatctgaaaaaaaaatctgccACAGATGTGGATGATTTTTCAGTGGAACTATTGAAGAAGATAAAAAGGGAATTATCCGATCCTTTGTCGTTCGTTGTGAATAAGTGTATGGAAGAGGGAGTGTTTCCTGCTGTGCTGAAACGGGCAAAGGTAGTTCCAGTTCACAAGGGAGGTGATGCCGATCAAGAACAAAATTACAGGCCCATATCAATTTTGCCAGTCCTGTCTAAGGTGCTGGAAATGGCAATCAAGGAGAGattggttgatttttttgaaaagaacAAATTTTTCTCCGATCATCAACACGGCTACAGGGGGGGCAGATCGGTTGTGACAGCCATATGGGAAGTTCTCAAGCTTACTGCTGCAGCTTGGGATGGTAATGACATTGCTGAGTTGTTGTGTGTTGATCTTTCAAAGGCTTTCGACACCGTTGATCATGGTACGTTGCTTGAGAAGCTGTTTTACTATGGAGCGAGGGGCATTCCACTTAAGTTAATTGCCTCATACTTATCTGAGAGAGAACAACTGGTTACCTGGTTGAATGAGCAGTCCACCAGCCGAAAGATTAAGATAGGTGTCCCGCAGGGTTCGGTGCTTGGCCCAATCCTTTTTTTGATCTTCATTAATGACCTGATCTGGAATATAAGTTTTTATGGAGCTGTACTGTTTGCTGATGATACCTCTGTTATGCTGAGAGGTAGAAGTGTGGACGAGATACGAACTAAAGCGGAGAAACTACTGGAAGACATCGGAAAGTGGTTTCAGGCGAATAGACTGAAAATGAATGAGAGCAAGACTCAGCAGCTCACATTTTCCCATGCATTGGATCAGAGAGCCTCCGTTAAGTTTTTGGGAGTCCATTTGGAATCTGGACTAGGATGGAGGACCAACATTGATGGACTGGTAGCAAAACTGTCAGTGGCTGTGTATTCCATTCGACGGGTGAAAATGTGCACAACATATGAAATGGCCAGGCTAACTTATTTTGCCAACTTCCATAGTGTGGCCTCCTACGCCATTCTTTTTTGGGGTAGTTCATCGGAAGCGCAAAGAGTGCTTTTACTCCAGAAGAGGGCTATAAGGGCTCTTTTCGGCCTTGGACCCAGAGACAGTTGTAGAGAGGCATTCAGGGCTGGGGGCATCTTGACTGTCCCAAGTATTTTCATATCATCCACACTGAAGTATGTGCATGCTAATATCAGAAACTTCCCGAGGAATATGCAGAGGCATCCATATGGAACAAGAAATAGAACAGCCTTAGAAATACCCTTTCATCGTCTAACATCGTCACAGCAATTTGTTGATTACTGGGGAGCCGTTTTGTACAATTCGATACCGGATACTATAAAACGGTTAAATGCTACAAGATTCGACAGGGAGATAAAGAGGGCTCTGTTGAAGACTACTGTATATAGCTTGAAAGAATTTTTGGACCGGCCTTCATTCttttttacatga